A stretch of the Planctomycetota bacterium genome encodes the following:
- a CDS encoding M20/M25/M40 family metallo-hydrolase, protein MTTTATQHLVEIAADRRTQHHRWLQELTGIPTAAGREDRVVAWTRRWVAERPELAIRADAHGNLVIRRTEPFAGDSPVYVTAHLDHPAFVVEAIEDDRTLVMAFRGGVMEDYFAGTPVAVHSGSDATAQPRRGVVVERVPPAEGEKELFKRYRVRLDDGNSTAGLTNKDFGTWALPASEVVDGVLHAPACDDLAAAAAALAAMDELLRLRAAGERVGRDVRLLFTRAEEIGFVGALGAARDRTMEAESTVIALENSRAFDDSPLGGGPIVRVGDRLSVFTPRVTAAVASRAEAVAGGPASPTAAQKHAEMPKWRWQRKLMAGGACEATVFCAAGYDATCVCLPLGNYHNMADLAAVQAGAHGGRPTIEREFIDVGDFDGLVDLLVACGIELRPGGSIDERLDRLWHERRFVLEESDA, encoded by the coding sequence ATGACGACGACCGCGACGCAGCACCTGGTCGAGATCGCCGCCGATCGACGCACCCAGCACCACCGATGGCTCCAGGAGCTCACGGGCATCCCCACGGCCGCGGGCCGCGAGGACCGCGTGGTCGCGTGGACCCGAAGGTGGGTGGCCGAGCGGCCCGAGCTGGCGATCCGCGCCGATGCGCACGGCAACCTGGTGATCCGCCGCACCGAGCCCTTCGCGGGCGATTCGCCGGTGTACGTGACGGCACACCTGGACCATCCGGCCTTCGTGGTCGAGGCGATCGAGGACGATCGGACGCTGGTGATGGCCTTCCGCGGCGGGGTGATGGAGGACTACTTCGCGGGCACGCCCGTCGCAGTCCATTCAGGATCCGATGCGACCGCGCAGCCACGGCGGGGCGTCGTCGTCGAGCGCGTGCCGCCGGCGGAGGGCGAGAAGGAACTCTTCAAGCGGTACCGCGTGCGCCTCGACGACGGAAATTCGACGGCCGGCCTGACCAACAAGGACTTCGGCACCTGGGCGCTGCCGGCGTCGGAGGTCGTGGATGGCGTGCTGCATGCGCCCGCCTGCGACGACCTGGCGGCGGCCGCCGCAGCGCTGGCGGCGATGGACGAGCTGCTGCGGCTGCGGGCGGCGGGCGAGCGGGTCGGACGCGACGTCCGGCTGCTGTTCACGCGGGCGGAAGAGATCGGGTTCGTGGGCGCACTGGGCGCGGCCCGGGACAGGACGATGGAGGCCGAATCGACCGTGATCGCGCTCGAGAACAGCCGGGCATTCGATGACTCGCCGCTGGGCGGCGGGCCGATCGTCCGCGTGGGCGATCGCCTGAGCGTGTTCACGCCGCGGGTGACGGCGGCGGTGGCGTCGCGGGCCGAGGCGGTCGCGGGCGGGCCGGCGTCGCCGACGGCGGCGCAGAAGCACGCCGAGATGCCCAAGTGGCGCTGGCAGCGGAAGCTGATGGCGGGCGGCGCGTGCGAAGCCACGGTGTTCTGCGCCGCGGGCTACGACGCCACGTGCGTGTGCCTGCCGCTGGGCAACTACCACAACATGGCCGACCTGGCGGCGGTGCAGGCGGGCGCGCACGGGGGCCGGCCGACGATCGAGCGGGAGTTCATCGACGTGGGCGACTTCGACGGGCTGGTCGACCTGCTGGTGGCCTGCGGCATCGAACTCAGGCCCGGCGGGAGCATCGACGAGCGGCTCGATCGGCTCTGGCACGAGCGGCGGTTCGTGCTCGAGGAGTCGGACGCATGA
- a CDS encoding PH domain-containing protein gives MAEASASRYRVLREASFDEKLPSYYLLSGVIVLVVTIVGAPLAVVYFVVGRLLIQKYIDRLACTLTERTLEIKKGWLNRVESTVPLEKITDLQMIQGPLMRLFGLHGFKVETAGQSAGPGASLVSLIGIVDAPAFREAVLEQRDELAEGRVLARGRSDASEDAAGPTATALLAEIRDSLRRIEGRLPPAG, from the coding sequence ATGGCTGAGGCGTCGGCATCCCGCTACCGCGTGCTCCGCGAGGCCAGCTTCGACGAGAAGCTGCCGAGCTACTACCTGCTGTCGGGCGTGATCGTGCTGGTCGTCACGATCGTGGGGGCGCCGCTGGCGGTAGTGTATTTCGTCGTCGGGCGGCTGCTGATCCAGAAGTACATCGACCGCCTGGCGTGCACGCTCACCGAGCGGACGCTGGAGATCAAGAAGGGCTGGCTCAACCGCGTCGAGAGCACCGTGCCGCTCGAGAAGATCACCGACCTGCAGATGATCCAGGGGCCCCTCATGCGGCTGTTCGGGCTGCACGGGTTCAAGGTGGAGACCGCCGGGCAGAGCGCGGGCCCGGGCGCGAGCCTGGTGAGCCTGATCGGCATCGTCGATGCGCCGGCGTTCCGCGAGGCGGTGCTCGAGCAGCGAGACGAACTGGCCGAGGGCCGGGTGCTTGCGCGCGGCCGCAGCGATGCGTCCGAGGACGCCGCGGGCCCGACCGCGACGGCGCTGCTGGCCGAGATCCGCGACAGCCTGCGCCGCATCGAGGGCCGGCTGCCGCCGGCGGGCTAG
- a CDS encoding heme-binding protein, translated as MSRTPGSIARLTSTLRLAATAAACSGAVAIAQTSGTTTSVADRGTDQDASATVATPMRVGGEAAFEIQTRTAIVEDGEEGTVYVAGPMRTTAVLPEGYPRPTPAGAIEIKSYPSVRRAELTVENTPRRAASQAFMPLFMHIKDRNIAMTAPVENDMPAMAQAIDQLGEPAADRSMRGDVTVSFLYRTEDLGPVGEAERGVRVVDAPPVTVISVGIRGVADDEMIRERTDRLYRWLRTQGSTNYGPDGSMAPGRWVPAGPPRWLGYNGPTMPARDRWAEAQVPIRWEAGES; from the coding sequence ATGTCACGCACGCCGGGATCGATCGCGAGGCTCACCAGCACCCTGCGGCTCGCCGCGACGGCCGCCGCCTGCAGCGGTGCGGTCGCGATCGCCCAGACCAGCGGCACGACGACGAGCGTCGCCGACCGCGGCACCGACCAGGATGCGTCCGCCACCGTCGCGACGCCGATGCGGGTCGGCGGCGAGGCGGCCTTCGAGATCCAGACGCGGACGGCCATCGTCGAGGACGGCGAGGAGGGCACGGTCTACGTCGCCGGCCCGATGCGCACCACCGCGGTGCTGCCCGAGGGCTACCCGCGGCCCACGCCCGCGGGCGCCATCGAGATCAAGAGCTACCCGAGCGTCCGCCGCGCGGAGCTGACGGTCGAGAACACGCCCCGGCGCGCGGCGTCGCAGGCGTTCATGCCGCTATTCATGCACATCAAGGACCGCAACATCGCGATGACCGCGCCCGTCGAGAACGACATGCCCGCGATGGCGCAGGCCATCGATCAGCTCGGCGAGCCGGCGGCGGATCGCTCCATGCGCGGCGACGTCACCGTGTCGTTCCTGTACCGCACCGAGGACCTCGGCCCGGTCGGGGAGGCCGAGCGGGGCGTCCGAGTCGTCGATGCGCCGCCGGTGACGGTGATCAGCGTCGGCATCCGCGGCGTGGCCGACGACGAAATGATCCGCGAGCGGACCGACCGGCTGTACCGCTGGCTCCGCACGCAGGGCTCGACCAACTATGGGCCCGACGGCTCGATGGCGCCAGGCCGCTGGGTGCCCGCGGGCCCGCCCCGATGGCTGGGCTACAACGGCCCGACCATGCCCGCCCGCGATCGCTGGGCCGAGGCTCAGGTCCCCATCCGCTGGGAGGCGGGCGAGTCCTGA
- a CDS encoding Rieske 2Fe-2S domain-containing protein: MSVRFRAVNWTRHKLVYDAIVVGLCVAFVAAFIGVSLAAYPDRQPDQWIPTLLMRALGTLALVLLHVILAIGPLARLSERFTFLLANRRHLGVTLFLVALLHALVVTGWYGGFGVENPLVAVLVRPGGGVGFEFLGFLALLVLLLLAATSHDFWLAFLGPAAWKALHMLVYVAYALVVAHVTLGVLRSETSLVLPALLAAGALALGGLHLAAGTRELKRDAATPDRADDGWVDIGDAGDIPDQRARVVCLGGGARVAVFRDGGSLHAMSNICSHQGGPIGEGEIIDGCATCPWHGYQYNIADGTSPPPYTEKIPTYELRVRGGRVQVNPEPNAPGTPTQPVSIPSDANSEHAG, from the coding sequence GTGAGCGTCCGCTTCCGCGCCGTCAACTGGACCAGGCACAAGCTGGTCTACGACGCGATCGTGGTCGGTCTCTGCGTCGCCTTCGTCGCCGCCTTCATCGGCGTGAGCCTCGCGGCCTACCCCGATCGCCAGCCCGACCAGTGGATCCCCACGCTGCTGATGCGGGCGCTGGGCACGCTCGCGCTCGTGCTGCTGCACGTCATCCTGGCGATCGGTCCGCTCGCCCGGCTGAGCGAGCGGTTCACGTTCCTGCTTGCCAACCGCCGGCACCTCGGCGTCACGCTGTTCCTGGTGGCGCTGCTGCACGCGCTCGTCGTCACCGGCTGGTACGGCGGCTTCGGTGTCGAGAATCCGCTCGTCGCCGTGCTGGTGCGGCCCGGCGGCGGCGTGGGCTTCGAATTCCTGGGCTTCCTCGCGCTGCTCGTCCTGCTGCTGCTGGCCGCCACGAGCCACGACTTCTGGCTCGCCTTCCTCGGGCCGGCGGCCTGGAAGGCGCTGCACATGCTGGTGTACGTGGCGTACGCGCTCGTCGTCGCGCACGTCACGCTGGGCGTGCTGCGGTCCGAGACCTCGCTCGTGCTGCCCGCGCTGCTCGCGGCCGGCGCGCTGGCGCTGGGCGGGCTCCACCTCGCCGCCGGCACCCGCGAGCTGAAGCGCGACGCCGCTACACCCGATCGCGCCGACGACGGCTGGGTCGACATCGGCGACGCCGGCGACATCCCCGATCAGAGGGCCCGCGTCGTCTGCCTGGGCGGTGGCGCGCGTGTCGCGGTGTTCCGCGACGGCGGCTCGCTGCACGCGATGAGCAACATCTGCTCCCACCAGGGCGGCCCCATCGGCGAGGGCGAGATCATCGACGGCTGCGCGACCTGCCCCTGGCACGGCTACCAGTACAACATCGCCGATGGCACCAGCCCGCCGCCCTACACCGAGAAGATCCCCACCTACGAGCTGCGGGTCCGCGGCGGCCGCGTGCAGGTCAACCCCGAACCCAACGCACCGGGCACGCCGACGCAGCCGGTCTCGATCCCGAGCGACGCGAACAGCGAGCACGCCGGATGA